Proteins encoded within one genomic window of Thermus sp. LT1-2-5:
- a CDS encoding UbiX family flavin prenyltransferase, which produces MQALPRVVVGISGASGMPYALDLLEALQGLAEVHLVVSQGAKRVLWEEAGLSPKDLYPLASRVYRDADLGAPIASGSFPTRGMVVVPCSATTLAKIALGLADTLLTRAAYVHLKEKRPLILVPRETPLPLPTLRAMVQAAEAGAVVLPASPGFYHRPQAVKDLLAFVTQRILDHLGLKAERAPRWGET; this is translated from the coding sequence ATGCAGGCCTTACCCCGGGTGGTGGTGGGGATTTCGGGGGCAAGCGGCATGCCCTACGCCCTGGACCTCTTGGAGGCCCTCCAGGGCCTGGCCGAGGTGCACCTGGTGGTCTCCCAGGGGGCCAAGCGGGTGCTTTGGGAGGAGGCGGGTTTAAGCCCTAAGGACCTTTACCCCTTGGCGAGCCGGGTCTATCGGGATGCGGACCTGGGGGCTCCCATCGCCTCGGGCTCCTTCCCCACCCGGGGCATGGTGGTGGTGCCCTGCTCCGCCACCACCTTGGCCAAGATCGCCCTGGGCCTCGCCGACACCCTCCTCACCCGGGCGGCCTACGTGCACCTGAAGGAGAAAAGGCCCCTCATCCTGGTGCCCCGGGAAACCCCCCTGCCCCTTCCCACCCTTCGGGCCATGGTGCAGGCGGCGGAGGCGGGGGCTGTGGTTCTGCCGGCGAGCCCCGGCTTCTACCATCGGCCCCAGGCAGTCAAGGACCTCCTGGCCTTTGTCACCCAACGCATCCTGGACCATTTGGGCCTGAAGGCGGAGCGCGCCCCCCGTTGGGGCGAAACCTGA
- the rplL gene encoding 50S ribosomal protein L7/L12, with translation MALDIERIKEELSQATVLELKQLIDALKEAWGVTAAAPVAVAAAPAQAAAAAPAEEKTEFDVILKDAGAKKLEVIKELRAITGLGLKEAKDLAEKGGPVKEGIPKAEAEEIKKKLEAVGAVVELK, from the coding sequence ATGGCTTTGGACATCGAACGCATCAAGGAAGAGCTTTCCCAGGCGACGGTTTTGGAACTCAAGCAGCTCATTGACGCCCTCAAGGAGGCTTGGGGTGTGACCGCCGCTGCCCCCGTGGCCGTGGCTGCGGCCCCGGCCCAGGCGGCGGCTGCGGCTCCTGCTGAGGAGAAGACCGAGTTTGACGTGATCCTCAAAGACGCTGGGGCCAAGAAGCTGGAGGTCATCAAGGAGCTCCGGGCCATCACCGGGCTTGGCCTCAAGGAGGCCAAGGACCTGGCGGAGAAGGGCGGCCCCGTCAAGGAGGGCATCCCCAAGGCTGAGGCGGAGGAGATCAAGAAGAAGCTCGAGGCCGTGGGCGCGGTGGTGGAGCTGAAGTAA
- the rplJ gene encoding 50S ribosomal protein L10: MPNKRNVELLAALKERLEAARGSFFLVNYQGLSAKETHALRQALKEKGAQLFVAKNTLIRIALEELGLPKLDGLQGPSAVVFYGDPVAAAKALVEFSKKNPKGIPEAKGGLLQGQVLSAKDVVALAELPTMDELRAELVGILQAPMAELVGVLGGVARELVGILDAYAEKKAA; the protein is encoded by the coding sequence GTGCCAAACAAGCGCAACGTTGAGCTTCTCGCCGCCCTCAAGGAAAGGCTTGAGGCGGCCCGTGGCTCCTTCTTCCTGGTGAACTACCAGGGGCTTTCCGCCAAGGAAACCCACGCCCTGCGCCAGGCGCTGAAGGAGAAGGGGGCGCAGCTTTTCGTAGCCAAGAACACCCTGATCCGGATCGCCTTGGAGGAACTGGGCCTGCCCAAACTCGATGGACTTCAGGGTCCAAGCGCCGTGGTCTTCTACGGGGACCCGGTGGCGGCGGCCAAGGCCCTGGTGGAGTTCTCCAAGAAGAACCCCAAGGGCATCCCCGAGGCCAAGGGCGGTCTGCTCCAGGGGCAGGTGCTTTCGGCCAAGGACGTGGTGGCCTTGGCGGAACTCCCCACCATGGACGAGCTCCGGGCGGAGCTGGTGGGGATCTTGCAGGCGCCCATGGCCGAGCTCGTGGGCGTCCTGGGGGGTGTGGCCCGGGAACTGGTAGGCATCTTGGATGCGTACGCGGAGAAGAAGGCGGCGTAG
- the rplA gene encoding 50S ribosomal protein L1, which produces MPKHGKRYRALLEKVDPNRVYTIDEAAQLVKELATAKFDETVEVHAKLGIDPRKSDQNVRGTVSLPHGLGKQVRVLAIAKGEKIKEAEEAGADYVGGEEIIQKILDGWMDFDAVVATPDVMGAVGAKLGRILGPRGLLPNPKAGTVGFNIGEIIREIKAGRIEFRNDKTGAIHAPVGKASFPVEKLADNIRAFIKALEASKPEAAKGTFLRSVYVTSTMGPSIRINPHS; this is translated from the coding sequence ATGCCTAAGCACGGCAAGCGCTACCGCGCCCTCTTGGAGAAGGTGGACCCGAACCGGGTTTACACCATTGACGAGGCCGCCCAGCTGGTGAAGGAGCTGGCCACGGCCAAGTTTGACGAGACCGTGGAGGTCCACGCCAAGTTGGGCATTGACCCGCGGAAGTCCGACCAAAACGTGCGGGGCACGGTTTCCTTGCCCCACGGCCTCGGCAAGCAGGTGCGGGTTCTGGCCATCGCCAAGGGGGAGAAGATCAAGGAGGCGGAGGAGGCCGGAGCCGACTACGTGGGTGGGGAAGAGATCATCCAGAAGATCCTGGATGGTTGGATGGACTTTGACGCCGTGGTGGCCACCCCGGACGTGATGGGGGCGGTGGGGGCTAAGCTGGGCCGCATCCTGGGCCCCCGGGGCCTCCTCCCTAACCCCAAGGCGGGGACCGTGGGCTTCAACATCGGGGAGATTATCCGGGAGATCAAGGCGGGGCGGATTGAGTTCCGCAACGACAAGACCGGGGCCATCCACGCTCCCGTGGGCAAAGCGAGCTTCCCCGTAGAGAAGCTCGCCGACAACATCCGCGCCTTCATCAAGGCCCTCGAGGCCAGCAAGCCCGAGGCGGCCAAGGGCACCTTCCTCCGCTCCGTTTACGTGACCAGCACCATGGGGCCCAGCATCCGCATCAACCCCCATTCCTAA
- the rplK gene encoding 50S ribosomal protein L11: MKKVVAVVKLQLPAGKATPAPPVGPALGQHGANIMEFVKAFNAATANMGDAIVPVEITIYADRSFTFITKTPPASYLIRKAAGLEKGAHKPGREKVGRITWQQVLEIAKQKLPDMNTTDLEAAARMIAGSARSMGVEVVGAPEVKDA; the protein is encoded by the coding sequence ATGAAAAAAGTCGTTGCCGTAGTCAAGCTGCAGCTGCCCGCAGGCAAGGCCACGCCTGCGCCCCCGGTGGGCCCGGCCTTGGGCCAGCACGGGGCCAACATCATGGAGTTCGTCAAGGCTTTTAATGCGGCCACCGCCAACATGGGGGACGCTATCGTCCCCGTGGAGATCACCATCTACGCCGACCGCTCCTTCACCTTTATCACCAAGACCCCGCCCGCCAGCTACCTGATCCGCAAGGCGGCGGGTTTGGAGAAGGGGGCCCACAAGCCGGGGCGGGAGAAGGTGGGCCGCATCACCTGGCAGCAGGTGCTGGAGATCGCCAAGCAGAAGCTCCCCGACATGAACACCACCGACCTGGAGGCCGCTGCCCGCATGATCGCTGGCTCGGCCCGGTCCATGGGGGTGGAGGTGGTGGGCGCGCCGGAGGTGAAGGATGCCTAA
- the nusG gene encoding transcription termination/antitermination protein NusG: MSIEWYAVHTYVGQEEKAKANLEKRIQAFGLQDKIYQVLIPTEEVVELREGGKKEVVKKKLFPGYLFVQMDLGDEEEPNEAWEVVRSTPGITGFVGAGSRPVPLSPDEVRHILEVSGLLGKKEAPKAQVAFREGDQVRVVSGPFADFTGTVTEINPEKGKVKVMVTIFGRETPVELDFSQVVKA; this comes from the coding sequence GCAGGAGGAGAAGGCCAAGGCCAACCTGGAGAAGCGCATCCAGGCCTTCGGCCTTCAGGACAAGATCTACCAGGTCCTGATCCCCACGGAGGAGGTGGTGGAGCTCCGCGAGGGGGGGAAGAAGGAGGTCGTCAAGAAGAAGCTCTTCCCCGGCTACCTCTTCGTGCAGATGGACCTGGGGGATGAGGAGGAGCCCAACGAGGCCTGGGAGGTGGTGCGGAGCACCCCGGGCATCACCGGCTTCGTGGGAGCGGGAAGCCGCCCCGTGCCCCTCTCCCCGGATGAGGTGCGGCACATCCTCGAGGTCTCCGGCCTTTTGGGCAAGAAGGAGGCCCCCAAGGCCCAGGTGGCCTTCCGAGAGGGGGACCAGGTCCGGGTCGTTTCCGGCCCCTTCGCGGACTTTACCGGCACCGTGACCGAGATCAACCCGGAAAAGGGCAAGGTCAAGGTCATGGTCACCATCTTCGGGCGCGAGACCCCTGTGGAGCTGGACTTTTCCCAGGTGGTCAAAGCCTAA